Proteins encoded within one genomic window of Edaphobacter lichenicola:
- a CDS encoding BON domain-containing protein, which translates to MTRLTRRVFPALAASLVFTLSAPTVIAQEPTPGPTWSQEDTLRIVQQVQKKLAGLSTLGVFDWLTFGIHGKVLVLKGYASRPVLKSDAENAVKGIQGIDSVDNQIEVLPNSPMDDRIRASVYNRIYTQPSLRKYNANQGNIGRAIGPGAGIALAAGGITNTPPIGYHAIHIIVKNGNVTLYGVVLNQMDSSIAGMQANSAPGAFSVDNDLIVQGSASKPKEK; encoded by the coding sequence ATGACCCGCCTAACCCGTCGCGTGTTCCCGGCCCTTGCTGCATCTCTCGTCTTCACCCTTTCTGCCCCCACCGTTATCGCCCAGGAACCCACGCCCGGTCCCACCTGGTCGCAGGAAGATACCCTCCGCATCGTCCAGCAGGTACAGAAAAAACTTGCCGGTCTCTCCACCCTCGGAGTCTTCGACTGGCTCACCTTTGGCATTCACGGCAAAGTGCTCGTCCTCAAGGGCTACGCCTCCCGCCCCGTCCTCAAGAGTGACGCCGAAAACGCCGTCAAGGGCATTCAGGGCATCGACTCGGTCGACAACCAGATCGAGGTTCTCCCTAACTCCCCCATGGACGACCGCATCCGCGCCTCCGTCTACAACCGCATCTACACCCAGCCCTCGTTGCGCAAATATAACGCCAACCAGGGCAACATCGGCCGCGCCATCGGACCCGGAGCCGGTATCGCGCTCGCCGCCGGCGGCATCACCAACACCCCGCCCATCGGCTACCACGCCATCCACATCATCGTGAAGAACGGCAACGTCACCCTCTACGGCGTCGTCCTCAACCAGATGGACTCGTCCATCGCAGGCATGCAGGCAAACTCAGCCCCCGGCGCCTTCAGCGTCGACAACGATCTCATCGTCCAGGGCTCAGCCTCCAAACCAAAAGAGAAATAA
- a CDS encoding LytR/AlgR family response regulator transcription factor encodes MSLTALIIDDEPLARQELQYLLERAGGVEVLAQGTNGIEAVELIRTHKPDLVFLDVQMPGLDGFGVLKKLLDRKVPMPQVVFATAFNQYAVRAFEVNAIDYLLKPFDRKRVMQTIEKAQALRTAPSGSAGLALETGAKLDALLRLVEEQTQAPKASSGKVIVRAQSRLLLVDQREICFASIEEGTISVVTKAVEGHSNCRTLEELMDQLDPETFWRAHRSYVVNIQHIREVVPWFKSSYQLRMDDAQKTEIPVSRAQTKRLRELFNL; translated from the coding sequence ATGTCACTGACTGCACTCATCATCGATGACGAACCTCTGGCCAGGCAGGAGTTGCAGTATCTGCTGGAGCGGGCGGGCGGGGTTGAGGTTCTGGCGCAGGGAACCAACGGGATCGAAGCGGTGGAGCTGATTCGGACGCATAAGCCGGACCTGGTGTTCCTTGATGTGCAGATGCCTGGCCTTGACGGCTTTGGCGTGCTGAAGAAGCTGCTGGACCGAAAGGTTCCGATGCCTCAGGTGGTATTCGCGACTGCGTTCAATCAGTATGCGGTGCGTGCGTTCGAGGTGAATGCCATTGATTATCTGCTGAAGCCCTTCGATCGAAAGCGGGTGATGCAGACGATCGAGAAGGCGCAGGCGCTGCGGACCGCTCCGTCGGGTTCGGCGGGCTTGGCGTTGGAGACCGGGGCCAAGCTGGATGCGCTGCTGCGGCTGGTCGAGGAACAGACGCAGGCGCCGAAGGCCAGCTCCGGTAAGGTGATTGTGCGGGCACAGAGCCGGTTGTTGCTGGTGGATCAGCGCGAGATCTGTTTTGCCTCGATCGAGGAGGGTACGATCAGCGTGGTGACGAAGGCGGTGGAGGGACACTCGAACTGCAGGACGCTCGAGGAGCTGATGGACCAGCTCGATCCGGAGACGTTCTGGAGGGCGCACCGGTCGTATGTGGTGAATATTCAGCACATACGGGAGGTGGTGCCGTGGTTCAAGTCCAGCTATCAGTTGCGGATGGACGACGCCCAGAAGACGGAGATTCCGGTGAGCCGGGCACAGACCAAGCGCCTGCGGGAGCTGTTCAATTTGTAG
- a CDS encoding Mpo1-like protein → MVRRLGYGVAMLGGRSWESWIAEYSESHQHPLNRLTHTFGIPIIILSLPVLLATIVWHRLLWVGVGLFCFGWLLQFVGHAIEGKPPEFLKDWRFLLVGSRWWAAKMRGKA, encoded by the coding sequence GTGGTGAGGAGGCTAGGGTATGGTGTCGCCATGCTGGGCGGACGTAGTTGGGAAAGTTGGATCGCGGAGTACTCGGAGAGCCATCAGCATCCGCTGAACAGGCTGACGCATACGTTTGGGATACCGATTATTATTTTGTCGCTGCCGGTGTTGTTGGCGACGATTGTGTGGCACCGATTGCTGTGGGTGGGAGTCGGGCTGTTCTGCTTTGGGTGGCTGCTGCAGTTTGTGGGGCACGCGATCGAAGGGAAGCCGCCGGAGTTTCTGAAGGACTGGCGATTTCTGCTGGTGGGGTCGCGGTGGTGGGCAGCGAAGATGCGTGGGAAGGCCTAG
- a CDS encoding glycoside hydrolase family 130 protein, whose protein sequence is MKTVCVVILAATLFVANVLQAQSAAIWEIGPFTRPANGTPVITPRPQSTFTDPVLGAPVPWEALHTFNPAAIVRNGKVYVLYRAEDNSGTMQIGEHTSRLGLAESKDGIHFIRRPEPVFYPSKDEQQSREWPGGVEDPRIVETPEGNYVLTYTQWNRSTYSVGIATSDDLTHWVKHGPAFTGASSGKYDQLKYKSAGIVTRLDNGRLIAAKINGKFWMYWGEGAIHLAASTDLIHWSPIENAQGDSIEILLPRPLHFDSTFPETGPPPVLTARGIVVLYNGKNSATEGDPDLGPNAYAAGEALFSDSDPAHLIEQTEHPVLKPTMPYEKTGQYAAGTTFAEGLVYFHSRWFLYYGCADSLVSVATAPNK, encoded by the coding sequence ATGAAAACTGTTTGCGTGGTGATCCTCGCGGCGACACTGTTCGTCGCGAACGTGCTCCAGGCGCAGAGTGCGGCCATATGGGAGATCGGCCCCTTCACACGCCCGGCGAACGGCACTCCGGTCATCACTCCTCGTCCGCAATCCACCTTCACCGATCCTGTCCTCGGAGCCCCCGTTCCTTGGGAGGCTCTCCATACCTTCAATCCAGCAGCAATCGTTCGCAACGGTAAGGTATACGTCCTCTACCGGGCAGAAGATAACTCTGGAACCATGCAGATCGGTGAACATACCTCACGGCTCGGTCTGGCGGAAAGCAAAGACGGTATTCACTTCATAAGGCGACCTGAGCCCGTCTTCTACCCATCCAAAGATGAGCAGCAATCGCGCGAATGGCCCGGAGGTGTCGAAGATCCGAGGATCGTCGAAACACCAGAAGGCAACTACGTCCTCACTTATACCCAATGGAATCGCAGCACCTACTCCGTTGGAATCGCGACCTCAGACGACCTGACGCATTGGGTCAAGCATGGTCCGGCATTTACTGGCGCATCGAGCGGCAAGTATGACCAGCTCAAGTACAAATCAGCAGGAATCGTGACTCGTTTAGACAACGGACGACTCATCGCCGCGAAAATCAATGGAAAGTTCTGGATGTACTGGGGAGAGGGCGCCATCCATCTCGCCGCTTCCACCGATTTAATCCACTGGAGTCCCATAGAAAACGCTCAAGGCGATTCCATCGAAATCCTTCTTCCCCGTCCGTTACACTTCGACAGCACCTTCCCTGAGACAGGTCCGCCACCAGTCCTCACAGCGAGGGGAATCGTCGTTCTGTATAACGGAAAAAATTCTGCGACAGAAGGCGATCCAGATCTCGGTCCTAATGCCTACGCTGCAGGGGAAGCGCTCTTTAGCGACAGCGATCCAGCGCATCTCATCGAACAGACGGAGCATCCGGTACTGAAGCCAACCATGCCTTATGAGAAAACCGGACAGTACGCTGCGGGCACAACCTTCGCCGAAGGCCTGGTCTACTTTCACAGCCGCTGGTTTCTTTACTACGGGTGTGCCGACTCTTTGGTATCCGTCGCCACGGCGCCCAATAAATAG
- a CDS encoding response regulator — protein MAERIRILVVDDHHVVRQGLVALLNIMPNIEVVGEASDGLQAIELYRTLKPDITLMDLQLPNLGGVDAILKIRADDSAARFIVLTTFDGDEDIFRSLQAGAKAYLLKGMTVDELLSTIQAVHSGRTLISPAIAEKLAERMSTQALTNRELKVLERIVAGRANKEIASDLKISEATVKSHINSLLGKLGVSDRTHAATVALQRGIVHLK, from the coding sequence ACGGCAGGGCCTCGTTGCTCTGCTCAACATCATGCCCAACATCGAAGTTGTAGGCGAAGCCAGCGACGGGCTCCAGGCAATCGAGCTCTACCGCACCCTGAAACCCGACATCACGCTGATGGATCTGCAGCTTCCCAACCTCGGCGGAGTCGATGCCATCCTGAAGATTCGTGCCGACGACTCCGCCGCAAGATTCATCGTCCTCACCACCTTCGACGGAGACGAAGATATCTTCCGCTCCCTCCAGGCCGGCGCAAAAGCCTATCTCCTCAAAGGAATGACCGTGGACGAGCTCCTCTCCACTATCCAGGCCGTTCACAGCGGAAGAACGCTGATCTCCCCCGCCATCGCAGAGAAACTCGCCGAAAGGATGAGCACGCAGGCCCTTACCAACCGCGAACTGAAAGTCCTGGAGCGCATCGTAGCCGGCCGCGCCAACAAAGAGATCGCCTCCGACTTGAAGATCAGTGAAGCCACCGTCAAGTCACACATCAACAGCCTGCTCGGCAAACTCGGCGTCAGCGATCGCACTCACGCCGCGACCGTAGCTCTCCAGCGAGGTATCGTACATCTCAAATGA
- a CDS encoding Ig-like domain repeat protein produces the protein MLAPVRFDGNFFCRFGDLIFPTFARREGRPRLTAKLCFSLALLFFGVAASCAYASPVTLPGVTAVGSTSAVQTVSVVVTAIGQLGKVGALTGGVANLDFAISGPGTCLTGSTLVVGQTCSFPVTFSPKYPGQHIGAVALFDVSGLPLGDTWLVATGGGPLALFVPGIINTVAGDVSWIYRGDGQPATSSPIFLPFGVAVDPAGNMFIADSSNNRIRRVDAASQLMSTYAGNGSAGNSGDGGLATLASLSLPTSVALDGAGNLYFADSNNHAIRRVSAATGRITTVAGVLGVQGYSGDGGLAILAHLDTPDSVAIDPAKGYLYIADSGNNVIRRVNLSTGIITGFAGNHAAAYAGDGGPALGASLNGPWGVTVGPDGQIYIADQNNHSVRKVALDGTISTIAGNGTSGFAGDGGPASAAVLDSPAATAIDAAGNIYIADAGNNRVRKVNAVTGEIDTVVGSNLESFSGDGGPANAAGMYGPYGMALDGSGNLYVSDVFHNRIRLVKSINAVLNFPTIRVQRVSATQDEELENDGNAPLNISSLNPGVNTQLDPVATTCSTSVAMASALNCIIGAQFAPTVIGNTVTGTIIVTSDSPTSPQTITLSGKVLTLDPSTITLNTSGSPSATGALVTFTVAVTSTGVTPTGIVTFLDGPATIGTATLNSAGVALFPTQSLASGTHIITASYAGDSNTAPGTSNPITQIVKDGTSVGLTSSLNPSSPQVSVTFSALVVGTSGIPTGSVRFLDGGVLLGTVTLDATGAANFTTSSLSVTTHHITASYSGDANSIASSSTLNQIVVASSTATTLITSNPDVPYGTAVTFSASVTGSGSVTPTGTISFQEGTTVLGTLTLDIHGAAALTLSTLSVASHSIRAVYGGDANNGASNSAAVQETIEQITTTTAITSNAATAPAGSSIQLTATITPASSVPSSPITGTVTFMDGTTTLGAATVSGGTVTITLNSLAVGQHTIFAIYGGSAIYAGSISTTIVQKVQQAVTSGTLIASANPSIAGKSDTLTVSITSNGGVPTGVVTFMDGATVLGTAALNAQGIASFTVPSFSTGIHQITAVYGGDNNNLGTTPALTLTVQQATTGVVLSTSGSPSTAGLPVTLSATVTGNGSAPTGSVTFYDGSASLGSSPINAAGLDTISLSSLTVGSHTLTAAYSGDTYNGTSVSPAITQVVVKATTTTTLTASASTTPVGAPVTFTATVAGSSGALGGTVQFMDGSTVIGSPSLTANGTAVLSISTLIVGQHIIIAVYLGDTNDSGSTSASLTHIVSPVTGVALASSQNPVSAGANVTFTAAVGGSEPAPTGVVTFHDGSATLAAITLNAAGVAIFNTTSLALGTHLITASYGGDANNNAALSSTLSQLVQRATTQTSMAVSAITSTVNSTETLTVTVTGSGGIPGGQVTFLDGTNVIGTANLSANGSASLSVSNLSLGQHTLSASYSGDTNDAASSSPPQTITVNKGGPSLTLVSSSNPSVAGLQVVFTASLSGTTVAPTGSVTFTDGTAVLGSAPIAANGSANFSTTSLAVGQHTIVATYIGDASNSAASSPGLLETIQPSTSAVTLSSNTNPALIGSAVTFAMTVSGTGSQPTGTVILRDGANSIGTTGIDANGLATLTVSNLSIGAHTLIATYNGDSSHPGSVSGPLLQTILQPTASTLVSSSNPSLSGTSVTFTTVVSGSGGSPVTGTVAFRDGTAVLGTSIVGASGTSTFTTNALSPGQHSIVATYSGDSVSQTSSSPVLVQTVQNSGTTTVLTTSGTPSIAGAPLTLTAQVTGKGAAPAGPVSFEDGTTVIGTASVGVNGIATLTTSSLAAGQHILLAIYEGDSNTLTSTSNPVLQNIEQRTVVTLTAVSSLGTISGTSTGAALIGNPITFTASVTGNSSANPPTGLVTLSDGSTILGTGSVNSSGLATFSVSTLALGPHTLTASYAGDTQNFPGTSPALTEVVQLHISKNTLTISSSPVIENQPFTLVATLQGDAAVPPSGTVVFSSGGTTLGSATLNASGIATLTTSLGLGTYSPIATYQGDSQYLGSVSSAVSLTVIQATNFTIALNPPTMQLKTTQHSTIQLTLTSIQNFTDVLSLGCVGLPRAATCTFTSDQVSLDANGHQTISLTIDTGSPLTAGSVAKVDEPSGSRIALCCLPGGLIIGLSLLRSRRASKLLSGVLLALLFTGAMAITGCGGLDVHGTPAGTYTFNVTAIGAKTAVTQSAPMTLTVTQ, from the coding sequence ATGCTCGCTCCTGTTCGATTTGATGGAAACTTTTTCTGCCGTTTTGGTGATCTGATCTTCCCAACTTTTGCACGCCGCGAGGGGCGGCCGCGGCTTACCGCGAAGCTCTGTTTCTCCCTCGCGCTTCTGTTCTTTGGCGTAGCGGCGAGTTGCGCTTACGCGTCTCCTGTGACATTGCCAGGGGTGACGGCGGTTGGAAGTACATCCGCAGTTCAGACGGTCTCAGTTGTAGTGACGGCGATTGGTCAGTTAGGCAAGGTGGGAGCGCTTACCGGGGGAGTTGCCAATCTTGATTTTGCTATTTCTGGGCCAGGCACCTGTTTGACGGGGAGCACGCTGGTTGTGGGGCAGACGTGCAGCTTCCCGGTTACGTTCAGTCCAAAATATCCTGGGCAGCATATAGGTGCGGTCGCTCTATTTGATGTGTCGGGATTGCCGCTGGGAGATACGTGGCTGGTGGCAACGGGTGGTGGGCCGCTTGCGTTGTTTGTTCCAGGCATCATCAATACGGTTGCCGGCGATGTGTCGTGGATCTACCGTGGAGACGGGCAGCCAGCTACCTCTTCTCCGATCTTTCTTCCATTCGGAGTGGCGGTGGATCCGGCTGGAAATATGTTCATTGCCGATTCGAGCAACAATCGCATTCGGCGGGTGGATGCGGCCTCACAGCTGATGTCGACGTATGCCGGGAACGGGAGTGCCGGTAACAGCGGCGATGGTGGGCTGGCGACGCTGGCTTCGCTTAGCCTGCCGACTTCGGTTGCACTTGACGGTGCGGGCAATCTTTACTTTGCCGATAGCAATAATCATGCGATTCGTAGGGTGAGCGCGGCTACGGGGAGGATCACGACGGTAGCGGGCGTGCTGGGAGTACAGGGATACTCGGGAGACGGCGGGCTCGCGATTCTTGCTCATCTGGATACGCCTGATTCGGTTGCGATCGATCCGGCGAAAGGCTATCTCTATATTGCGGACAGTGGAAACAATGTGATCCGGCGCGTGAATCTTTCTACCGGGATTATCACTGGGTTTGCGGGGAACCATGCGGCAGCTTATGCAGGGGATGGAGGGCCGGCGTTAGGCGCGAGTCTGAACGGACCGTGGGGTGTGACGGTTGGTCCTGACGGCCAGATTTACATTGCTGATCAGAACAATCACAGCGTGCGCAAAGTTGCGCTGGATGGGACGATTTCGACCATTGCGGGGAATGGAACTTCGGGGTTTGCCGGCGATGGCGGGCCAGCGAGCGCTGCGGTGCTGGATAGTCCAGCGGCGACGGCGATCGACGCGGCAGGAAATATCTATATTGCTGACGCTGGCAACAACAGGGTTCGTAAGGTGAATGCTGTTACAGGTGAGATCGATACTGTAGTCGGTAGCAATCTGGAGTCTTTTAGTGGCGACGGTGGACCGGCGAATGCGGCGGGCATGTATGGACCCTATGGAATGGCACTTGATGGATCGGGAAATCTTTATGTCAGCGACGTGTTCCACAATCGGATACGCCTGGTCAAGAGCATCAACGCGGTTTTGAATTTTCCGACGATCCGGGTACAGCGCGTTTCGGCCACACAGGATGAAGAGCTGGAAAATGATGGGAACGCGCCGCTGAATATCTCCAGTCTGAATCCGGGTGTGAATACGCAGCTGGATCCTGTTGCTACTACATGCTCGACCAGCGTGGCGATGGCTTCGGCTTTGAATTGCATTATCGGCGCTCAGTTTGCGCCGACGGTGATTGGCAACACGGTAACTGGAACGATTATTGTTACGTCGGATTCGCCGACCAGTCCGCAGACGATCACTCTCAGTGGTAAGGTTTTGACGCTTGATCCATCGACTATCACGTTGAACACAAGCGGCTCTCCCTCTGCCACGGGGGCGCTGGTTACGTTCACCGTTGCGGTGACGAGCACTGGAGTGACGCCGACCGGCATCGTTACTTTTCTTGATGGACCGGCGACGATTGGCACTGCTACGCTCAATAGCGCCGGCGTGGCGCTGTTTCCGACCCAAAGCCTTGCGAGTGGGACTCATATTATTACGGCGAGCTATGCGGGCGATTCGAATACCGCGCCGGGAACGTCTAACCCCATAACTCAGATTGTCAAGGATGGGACGTCGGTTGGGCTGACGTCGAGTCTCAATCCCTCGTCTCCGCAGGTCAGCGTGACTTTTTCGGCGCTTGTCGTGGGGACGTCGGGAATTCCTACCGGGAGCGTCAGGTTCCTCGACGGGGGAGTTCTCCTGGGTACGGTGACTCTCGATGCAACGGGAGCGGCTAATTTTACTACGTCCTCGCTGAGCGTTACGACACACCACATAACGGCGAGCTACAGTGGGGATGCCAATTCGATCGCGAGTTCGTCTACGCTCAATCAGATCGTTGTCGCCTCTTCGACTGCGACCACCCTTATCACCAGTAACCCGGATGTCCCGTATGGAACCGCTGTTACTTTTTCGGCGAGTGTGACGGGGAGCGGGTCTGTAACACCGACGGGCACAATCTCGTTTCAGGAGGGCACTACGGTTCTGGGTACGTTGACCCTGGACATTCATGGCGCGGCTGCCCTTACTCTCTCGACCTTGTCTGTTGCGTCGCACTCGATTCGCGCCGTGTACGGGGGCGATGCGAATAATGGCGCAAGCAACTCGGCGGCGGTGCAGGAGACCATCGAGCAAATTACCACTACGACGGCGATCACTTCAAACGCAGCTACCGCTCCGGCCGGATCGAGTATTCAACTGACTGCGACGATCACGCCGGCGTCGTCGGTGCCATCGAGCCCGATCACTGGAACTGTGACGTTTATGGATGGGACGACGACACTTGGCGCCGCGACGGTTAGCGGGGGTACGGTGACGATAACTCTGAACTCGCTGGCGGTTGGGCAGCACACGATTTTTGCGATCTACGGCGGGTCGGCCATCTATGCCGGAAGCATCTCCACGACGATTGTGCAGAAGGTGCAGCAGGCGGTTACGTCGGGCACGCTGATTGCGTCTGCCAACCCTTCTATTGCAGGAAAGAGTGACACACTCACGGTCTCGATCACTAGCAATGGTGGAGTTCCTACGGGCGTCGTGACGTTTATGGATGGTGCGACGGTGCTTGGTACGGCGGCGCTGAATGCGCAGGGTATCGCGAGCTTTACGGTGCCTTCTTTTTCCACGGGGATTCACCAGATCACTGCCGTCTACGGAGGAGATAACAACAACCTGGGAACGACGCCTGCATTGACTCTGACGGTTCAACAGGCGACAACGGGAGTTGTGCTTTCGACTTCGGGAAGCCCGTCGACGGCGGGATTGCCTGTTACTTTGAGCGCGACTGTCACTGGCAATGGGTCTGCTCCTACTGGGTCGGTTACTTTTTATGACGGCTCGGCCTCGCTTGGTTCGAGCCCGATCAACGCTGCGGGACTGGACACGATTTCGCTGTCTTCTCTCACGGTCGGGTCTCATACCTTGACCGCTGCCTACTCCGGAGATACCTATAACGGAACAAGTGTGTCGCCTGCGATTACGCAGGTTGTCGTGAAGGCAACGACGACCACCACTCTGACCGCGAGTGCTTCGACGACACCAGTTGGCGCTCCGGTGACGTTCACTGCTACGGTGGCGGGGAGTTCGGGCGCGTTAGGTGGAACCGTGCAGTTCATGGATGGTTCGACGGTGATCGGCAGCCCTTCGCTGACGGCTAACGGAACTGCGGTGCTGAGTATCTCGACGCTGATTGTCGGACAGCACATTATTATTGCGGTGTATCTTGGCGATACGAATGATTCCGGTAGTACTTCGGCGAGCTTGACTCATATTGTTTCTCCAGTCACAGGGGTAGCGCTTGCATCGAGTCAGAATCCTGTGAGCGCCGGCGCCAATGTGACGTTCACGGCGGCGGTTGGGGGCTCGGAGCCTGCGCCGACCGGTGTGGTTACCTTCCATGACGGATCTGCGACTTTAGCCGCGATCACGCTGAATGCGGCGGGCGTTGCGATCTTCAACACTACGAGCCTGGCTTTAGGGACGCACTTGATTACTGCGTCGTATGGTGGAGACGCCAATAATAATGCGGCCCTGTCTTCGACGTTGAGTCAGTTGGTGCAGCGCGCGACGACTCAAACTTCGATGGCGGTCAGCGCGATCACCTCGACGGTGAACTCGACGGAGACTCTGACTGTCACGGTTACGGGCTCGGGCGGTATACCCGGGGGACAGGTTACGTTTCTTGACGGCACAAACGTGATCGGGACGGCGAACCTTAGCGCAAACGGTTCCGCAAGCCTGTCTGTCTCGAATCTTTCTCTTGGCCAACACACGCTGTCGGCTAGTTACAGCGGAGACACAAATGATGCGGCCTCGTCGTCTCCGCCGCAGACGATCACGGTGAACAAAGGTGGGCCGAGTCTTACTTTGGTTTCAAGCAGCAATCCCTCGGTAGCCGGGCTACAGGTTGTCTTTACTGCCAGCCTTAGCGGGACTACTGTTGCTCCGACCGGCAGCGTTACGTTTACTGATGGCACTGCGGTGCTTGGGTCGGCGCCAATCGCAGCGAATGGTAGCGCAAACTTCTCGACCACCAGTCTCGCGGTGGGGCAGCATACGATCGTCGCGACTTACATTGGCGATGCTAGTAACAGTGCTGCCAGTTCGCCAGGACTTCTGGAGACGATTCAACCGTCGACGAGCGCGGTCACGCTGAGCAGCAATACAAACCCTGCGCTAATTGGAAGTGCCGTTACGTTTGCGATGACGGTGAGTGGGACGGGATCTCAACCAACCGGCACAGTGATCCTCCGCGACGGAGCGAACAGCATCGGAACGACGGGGATCGACGCGAACGGACTGGCTACTCTAACTGTCTCGAACTTATCGATTGGGGCGCATACGCTGATTGCGACCTATAACGGCGATTCGAGTCATCCTGGCAGCGTGTCGGGTCCTCTTCTTCAAACGATCCTGCAGCCGACTGCCAGCACTCTGGTTTCGAGCAGCAATCCATCTTTGTCGGGCACTTCGGTGACGTTTACGACCGTGGTCTCGGGCAGCGGAGGCTCGCCTGTTACCGGTACTGTTGCGTTCCGCGATGGGACGGCCGTTCTCGGGACGAGCATCGTGGGGGCGTCGGGTACTTCGACGTTCACAACAAATGCTCTGAGTCCTGGGCAACACTCGATTGTTGCGACTTACAGTGGGGACAGCGTGAGCCAGACGAGCAGCAGCCCGGTGCTGGTCCAGACGGTGCAGAACAGTGGCACGACGACTGTGCTGACTACCTCGGGCACACCGTCGATTGCGGGCGCTCCACTCACTCTTACCGCGCAGGTGACTGGAAAGGGCGCGGCTCCCGCGGGTCCGGTGAGCTTCGAAGATGGGACTACGGTTATCGGGACAGCTTCTGTGGGAGTCAATGGCATTGCGACTCTTACTACCTCCTCGCTTGCTGCCGGTCAGCATATTCTGCTCGCAATCTATGAGGGCGACAGCAATACTTTGACGAGCACCTCCAATCCCGTGTTGCAAAACATCGAACAGCGCACCGTCGTCACGCTCACTGCGGTTAGTAGCCTGGGTACAATCAGCGGGACGAGTACGGGAGCCGCTCTGATTGGCAATCCGATTACGTTTACTGCTTCGGTGACTGGCAACAGCAGCGCGAATCCACCCACTGGTCTGGTCACCTTGTCGGATGGTTCCACTATCCTGGGGACGGGGAGTGTAAACAGCTCCGGGCTTGCGACATTCAGTGTTTCAACGCTTGCTCTCGGGCCGCACACTTTGACTGCGAGTTATGCCGGGGATACGCAAAACTTTCCGGGGACCTCCCCTGCGTTGACGGAAGTGGTTCAGCTGCACATTTCCAAGAACACGTTGACTATCTCTTCGAGTCCCGTGATAGAGAATCAACCTTTTACTCTGGTCGCAACCTTGCAGGGCGATGCTGCTGTGCCGCCGTCGGGGACGGTGGTCTTCAGTTCGGGAGGCACAACGCTTGGCAGTGCGACTCTGAACGCGTCGGGCATCGCTACTCTGACTACGAGCCTGGGGCTGGGGACCTATTCTCCGATCGCTACTTATCAGGGAGATTCGCAGTATTTGGGCTCTGTGTCGAGTGCAGTGTCTTTGACGGTGATTCAGGCGACAAATTTCACGATTGCTTTGAATCCTCCAACCATGCAGTTGAAGACCACGCAGCACAGCACGATTCAGTTGACGCTGACCTCGATTCAGAACTTCACCGATGTCTTGTCGCTAGGATGTGTGGGCCTGCCGCGAGCGGCGACCTGCACGTTTACTTCTGACCAGGTGTCACTCGATGCGAACGGGCACCAGACGATCAGCCTGACGATTGATACAGGCTCGCCGCTGACTGCGGGGAGTGTTGCAAAGGTAGACGAACCGTCCGGTAGCCGGATTGCGCTGTGCTGCCTGCCGGGTGGGCTCATCATCGGGTTGTCGCTGCTGCGGTCGCGACGTGCCAGTAAGCTGCTGAGCGGAGTTTTGCTCGCGCTGCTCTTTACTGGGGCGATGGCGATCACGGGCTGCGGCGGACTCGATGTGCATGGAACTCCTGCAGGGACCTACACCTTCAATGTGACTGCTATCGGCGCCAAGACGGCGGTGACACAGTCTGCTCCGATGACTTTGACGGTGACCCAGTGA
- a CDS encoding outer membrane beta-barrel protein yields MKFKKSLTRLILVAALPLTFPAPNALAQSTPTATQQLQLSTFAGATGTFTNLAGGKNLDITAGADITILAFRRFRPAAEIRGSYPIDEGTISSQKNFLLGPKVEYPLGRLHPYANFLIGRGAIDYLRGGYIFGNFRYLNSNTLVLSPGVGLDYNLTHHLAVKVDFQYQHWNTPAVPSGSISPKATTLGAVYIFDFNPHHRHNQ; encoded by the coding sequence ATGAAGTTCAAAAAGTCATTGACCCGGTTGATCTTGGTTGCAGCGCTTCCCCTGACCTTCCCGGCCCCCAACGCACTCGCACAGAGCACCCCCACCGCAACCCAGCAGCTTCAGCTCTCCACCTTCGCCGGAGCCACCGGCACCTTTACCAACCTCGCAGGCGGAAAAAACCTCGACATCACCGCCGGCGCCGACATCACGATCCTCGCCTTCCGCCGCTTCCGGCCCGCCGCCGAGATCCGCGGCTCTTATCCCATCGACGAAGGCACCATCAGCAGCCAGAAAAACTTCCTCCTCGGCCCCAAGGTCGAGTACCCCCTCGGCCGCCTCCACCCCTACGCCAACTTCCTCATCGGTCGCGGCGCAATCGACTACCTCAGGGGCGGCTACATCTTCGGCAACTTCCGCTACCTCAACTCCAACACCCTCGTCCTCTCCCCCGGCGTCGGCCTCGACTACAACCTCACCCATCACCTCGCCGTCAAAGTCGACTTCCAGTACCAGCACTGGAACACCCCTGCCGTCCCCTCCGGCAGCATCAGCCCCAAGGCCACCACTCTCGGCGCCGTCTACATCTTCGACTTCAACCCACACCATCGCCACAACCAGTAG